One part of the Acidobacteriota bacterium genome encodes these proteins:
- a CDS encoding biotin--[acetyl-CoA-carboxylase] ligase — MRDRLDSLKECISGQVENFVLFDTTDSTHALATKIIAGMDDESQHLGATLILANHQDQGQGRGERTWESPEGGLYMSWLRSGIKATTIAQLPMLAAVAAHDAISHIGVPNARIKWPNDILVDGRKIAGILVYARHGESSWVTVGLGVNLLTAPDLGDANAVQATSVAELVELGDVESWRHDIVCNFINRLENLMKDPERGIEGWRDLLIQSPGDTVDVRLGSGSMVSGTIVEITEEGFLKIRENGNERVITGGDIIES; from the coding sequence TTGCGAGATCGTCTCGATAGTCTGAAAGAATGTATCTCGGGACAGGTCGAGAACTTCGTTCTGTTCGATACGACAGACTCGACCCATGCCCTGGCAACCAAGATCATTGCCGGCATGGACGATGAAAGCCAGCACCTCGGTGCCACACTGATCCTTGCAAACCACCAGGACCAGGGTCAGGGACGGGGCGAGCGAACGTGGGAGTCGCCAGAAGGCGGCCTCTACATGAGCTGGCTTCGCTCCGGAATCAAGGCCACGACGATCGCTCAGCTTCCGATGCTGGCGGCGGTGGCCGCGCATGACGCGATAAGCCATATCGGTGTGCCGAACGCCAGGATCAAATGGCCAAACGACATCCTGGTGGATGGACGGAAGATCGCCGGCATCCTGGTTTATGCCCGGCACGGCGAATCCAGCTGGGTGACGGTAGGTCTCGGAGTCAACCTTTTGACAGCGCCGGATCTCGGAGACGCCAATGCCGTTCAGGCGACCTCGGTTGCCGAGCTGGTCGAATTGGGCGACGTCGAGAGCTGGCGGCACGACATCGTCTGCAACTTTATCAACCGACTCGAAAATCTGATGAAGGACCCGGAACGTGGCATCGAAGGCTGGCGGGATCTGTTGATTCAAAGCCCTGGGGACACCGTGGACGTCAGACTCGGCTCCGGCAGCATGGTGTCCGGGACGATCGTCGAAATTACCGAAGAGGGCTTCCTGAAGATTCGCGAAAACGGCAACGAGCGGGTCATCACAGGCGGCGACATCATCGAGAGCTGA
- a CDS encoding response regulator — protein MSRTILLADDSLTIQKVVELTFADTEYEVVAVSSGDELLQRLPDAKPDLVICDVIMPGRDGYQVCQEIKSSSDFLHLPVILLTGTFEPFDRDRAIAVGCSEIITKPFEAKKLVDAVERLAATPASPPPTAADTQDLEPEELGEPVSDFELEDTAVSGETDSADEVAETETASEAEGVETDDVVEEFPDADQLPDETERDFESDSEHDAIEMDTVEFPTIEEPPIVNVEPDPAMTQAMASFDEETDETDVEAITYEPPVPEDFPSDAEDESGPPEAETKTGDTEEFMLDDGTEPDSSLTTPIEVGEVSAEHEAETQFGLADASDESDDESSSDADTQDFGDASPGQAEAEVEGIAKLSDEDIDRIARRLLELATDRIEHIAWDVIPDMAEVVVRERVRELEAEIERDLN, from the coding sequence ATGAGCCGAACGATTCTGCTTGCCGACGACAGCCTGACCATCCAGAAGGTTGTTGAACTCACCTTCGCCGATACGGAGTACGAAGTCGTGGCGGTGTCAAGCGGCGACGAGCTGCTGCAGCGGCTCCCCGATGCCAAGCCAGATCTCGTAATCTGCGACGTCATCATGCCGGGTCGAGATGGGTATCAGGTCTGCCAAGAGATCAAATCGAGCTCTGATTTTCTGCACCTCCCAGTGATCCTTTTGACCGGAACGTTCGAACCCTTCGATCGCGATCGTGCGATCGCGGTGGGATGCTCGGAAATCATCACCAAGCCGTTCGAGGCCAAGAAACTGGTAGACGCCGTCGAACGTCTGGCCGCCACTCCGGCGTCGCCACCGCCAACTGCGGCAGATACACAGGACCTCGAGCCTGAAGAACTCGGGGAACCGGTGTCGGATTTCGAGCTCGAAGACACCGCAGTGAGTGGGGAGACCGATTCTGCAGACGAGGTTGCGGAAACCGAAACCGCGAGCGAGGCAGAGGGGGTCGAGACGGACGATGTGGTCGAAGAATTTCCAGACGCTGATCAGTTACCGGACGAGACAGAACGCGATTTCGAGTCTGACAGCGAGCATGACGCCATCGAAATGGACACGGTGGAGTTTCCAACCATCGAAGAACCTCCGATCGTAAATGTCGAACCCGATCCGGCCATGACTCAGGCCATGGCAAGCTTCGACGAGGAAACTGATGAGACTGACGTCGAGGCTATCACCTACGAGCCCCCGGTCCCGGAAGATTTCCCGAGTGATGCGGAGGATGAAAGCGGTCCGCCTGAAGCTGAAACGAAAACCGGCGATACCGAAGAATTCATGCTCGATGACGGGACCGAGCCGGACAGCTCATTGACGACGCCGATCGAAGTGGGTGAAGTATCGGCCGAGCATGAGGCAGAGACACAGTTCGGCTTGGCCGACGCTTCCGACGAGTCCGATGACGAATCGTCCAGCGATGCAGATACCCAAGACTTCGGCGACGCATCACCTGGCCAGGCGGAAGCCGAGGTGGAAGGGATCGCCAAGCTGAGCGACGAGGATATCGATCGGATTGCCCGCCGGTTGCTGGAGCTCGCCACCGATCGGATCGAACACATTGCCTGGGACGTGATACCAGATATGGCCGAGGTCGTGGTGCGAGAACGGGTGCGCGAGCTCGAGGCCGAAATCGAGCGCGATCTCAACTGA
- a CDS encoding enoyl-CoA hydratase/isomerase family protein produces MVGHNGISKAIGVEQTSGTVVLTFFSTVLSVDALEELAATCTRLAADDHPEPLVLRSAHPHVFLAGAHLGEIAMLDENTSVTYARLGRQTIQRIEGFPAPTVAAIDGSCSGGGFDLALACDVMVTGTNARFHHPGVRRGLITGWSGTTRLPSAAGPAVARAVLLETRQLDAVPLSARGAVHSITGDPLPAAIGLAHRLASLDGARLRLWRALRGPRFIDRFYASVVHKL; encoded by the coding sequence GTGGTCGGGCACAACGGCATCTCGAAAGCGATTGGCGTCGAGCAAACCTCCGGAACCGTCGTGCTGACCTTCTTTTCCACAGTCCTTTCGGTCGACGCTCTCGAGGAGCTCGCGGCAACCTGCACTCGCCTCGCGGCAGATGACCACCCCGAACCTCTTGTCCTTCGCTCGGCCCACCCGCACGTTTTTCTCGCCGGTGCGCATCTCGGTGAGATTGCAATGCTCGATGAAAATACGAGCGTGACCTATGCCCGACTCGGTCGGCAGACAATCCAACGAATCGAGGGATTCCCCGCGCCCACAGTTGCCGCCATCGACGGTTCCTGCTCGGGCGGAGGGTTCGATCTCGCTCTCGCATGCGACGTGATGGTCACCGGAACGAATGCACGGTTTCACCATCCTGGGGTCCGTCGGGGTTTGATAACCGGTTGGTCAGGCACCACGCGACTGCCGTCCGCAGCCGGGCCAGCGGTTGCCCGAGCAGTACTTCTGGAAACCAGACAGCTCGACGCCGTCCCTCTCTCGGCCCGCGGGGCCGTTCATTCGATCACCGGAGATCCGCTACCGGCGGCAATCGGACTGGCCCATCGGTTGGCCTCCCTGGACGGTGCAAGATTGCGCCTGTGGCGCGCCCTTCGCGGGCCTCGTTTCATTGACAGATTCTACGCCTCCGTGGTACATAAGTTATGA
- the recO gene encoding DNA repair protein RecO: MPTIEDEALVLDHHPYGDRHLVLTVLTRRTGVQRGVLRRARGGKAPAAAAAQILSLVHVGLFHRPEAELATYRHLDLLRSSYPLTRELGRSAAASVVAELLTTFCPPAEPSEKAFRLGVACLDALLDTTPADTVVGYCEFWMLALGGVLPPSEKIAGELKGESAEVLLTYRQKPLSEVQIALPATAESWLDRRVREEAERPLRALTFYRRLASG, encoded by the coding sequence GTGCCGACCATTGAAGACGAAGCTCTGGTGCTCGATCACCATCCGTACGGAGACCGCCACCTGGTACTGACCGTATTGACCCGTCGCACCGGAGTGCAACGCGGCGTACTGCGAAGAGCGCGAGGCGGGAAAGCGCCTGCGGCGGCAGCCGCCCAAATCCTTTCGTTGGTTCATGTCGGGCTGTTTCATCGCCCTGAGGCCGAGCTTGCTACCTATCGCCACCTCGACCTGCTGCGGAGTTCGTACCCGCTGACCCGTGAGCTTGGAAGGTCGGCAGCTGCGTCGGTTGTCGCCGAGCTTCTGACGACGTTTTGTCCACCCGCCGAACCGTCGGAAAAGGCCTTCCGCCTCGGCGTCGCTTGTTTGGACGCGTTGCTGGATACGACGCCCGCGGATACAGTCGTCGGATACTGCGAGTTCTGGATGCTTGCCCTCGGTGGGGTTCTGCCACCGAGCGAGAAAATTGCCGGTGAACTGAAAGGGGAAAGCGCCGAAGTCCTCCTCACCTACCGCCAAAAACCTCTGTCGGAAGTCCAGATCGCCCTGCCGGCAACCGCCGAGAGCTGGCTTGACCGGCGTGTTCGAGAGGAAGCGGAAAGGCCGTTGCGTGCACTCACCTTCTATCGGCGCCTGGCGTCGGGCTAG